In Tenebrio molitor chromosome 6, icTenMoli1.1, whole genome shotgun sequence, one genomic interval encodes:
- the LOC138133671 gene encoding uncharacterized protein encodes MVIQQNNDVDKHSEVTQQKMNDKSDNIQMLSKKWIGVKSFYNKHFPTDRRSYNLRVPFVGLVVSVLSMHFVISELGDHWYFKDEKNLILLYLYVFVSAALSYELYYGLKIEDRKQHTPWILLKFIEICLTVASIIFCVVRHRIDAIVYGSVVLILNALTTYIVGSTSLKQLREHPAQENVDDNIYDKGDNVDDV; translated from the exons ATGGTAATTCAACAAAACAACGACGTAGACAAACACAGTGAAGTAACGCAACAAAAAATGAACGACAAAAGCGACAACATTCAAATGCTGTCCAAAAA gTGGATAGGTGTTAAgtcattttacaataaacatttcCCAACAGATAGGAGGTCGTACAATTTGAGGGTACCTTTCGTGGGTTTA gtcGTTTCAGTTCTTTCGATGCATTTTGTCATAAGCGAACTTGGTGATCACTGGTATTTTAAGGACGAGAAAAATCTAATACTTCTTTATCTGTACGTTTTTGTGTCAGCAGCCTTAAGCTATGAACTCTACTATGGCTTAAAAATA GAAGATCGTAAACAACATACGCCATGGATATTACTGAAGTTCATCGAAATATGCTTAACTGTCGcaagtattattttttgtgtggTACGGCACCGTATAGACGCCATTGTTTATGGTTCTGTTGTTTTAA tACTAAATGCGTTAACAACTTACATTGTCGGGTCAACATCACTGAAGCAACTTCGTGAACATCCAGCGCAAGAGAATGTTGATGACAACATCTATGACAAGGGCGACAATGTCGACGACGTCTAA